DNA sequence from the Halorussus sp. MSC15.2 genome:
GGTCGGCGTCGTCGAACCGACAGTCATGGCCGACCGCCCCGCCAGACAGACCCGCGCCGCGACGACTCGACGGCGACAGTCGTGGTCCGGATGGGGGGGAAGGCAGTGTGGACGAGAAGGACGGCGTGGGCGTGTTCCTCGACGACGTCGCGTACACGTTCGGCGACGTGTCGGCGCTGGGTCTCCCGGTGTTGTCCGTCCTGCTGATGGCCGACGCGTCCGAGTGGTTCGGTCTCAAGGCGTTCGGACTGGTGGCGTGGTTGACGATGGTCGGCGGCGCGGCGCTGATTCGCGGCGGATGGGTCTCGCCGCTGGCGACCGACGCGCTCGGTTGGGTGGCGATGACGCCGTGGCTGGTCGCGCTTCGACTCGTCTACTACAACGCGACGCTGGCGCTGGCGGCCTACGGCGGGCGCGCGCTCGCCGGACGGTGGTCACCGCTCGCGGCCGCCGGGTTCGCCCTCGTCGTCGGCGCGCTCTCGGCGGCGCTGTTCCCGCGCGCCGGGGACTCGTTCTACGGTGTCGTTGGAGAGCGACAAGCCGACCAGTGATTCACAAGCCACACGCTAATCTATCTCCAGTCCCTACGCCGTGTCGAATGACCGACGAAGCTATCACCGCACTCCGGGAGGACGAACTCCTCGGACCGCTAGTCGCCGAGTACGGCCCGCTGACCATCGAACCCGCGGAGGACTTCTTCCAGCGATTCGTGACCTCCGTCCTGCGCCAGCAGGTGTCGATGGCCTCGGCCGCGGCGACCCGCGAGCGCCTCTTCGAAGCGGTGGCCGTGACGCCCGAGGGAGTCCTCGCCGCCGACCCCCAGACGCTCCGCGACGTCGGACTCTCGCGCCAGAAGACCGAGTACGTCCGCAACATCGCCGAAGCGTTCGTCGAGGAGGGGTACTCGCAGGCGTACTTCGCCGACATGACCGACGAGGAGGTTCTGTCCGAACTCACGTCTATCAAAGGCGTCGGGGCGTGGACCGCGAACATGCAACTAATGTTCTCGCTCGGCCGCCCGGACGTGTTCCCGGTCGGGGACCTCGGTATCCGAAAGGGAATGGAGGCGCTGTTCGACGCCGACATGACCCGGACCGAGATGGTCAAGGCCGCCGAGCGGTGGGCACCCTACCGGAGTTACGCCAGCCTCTACCTCTGGCGCGCCGACGAAGACATCACCGATTCCGTCGGCGAAGTGACTCCCCTGTAGCGGTCCGCCTCGAAGTAGTCTCGTCCGCGAAAACGTCGCTCACTCCCGGACCAGTTCCGTTCTCGAAGAAGTCGCGTTCCCGCAAACGAATCCCCCGTTCGAAGCGACCCCATCCCCGAAGCGGTCCCGTGGAGGGCCGAAGGTCAGTACGGAGTGTGGCGGTTCGCACGGAACGCCTCGGTCCGCCGAGTTCCGGATGGTGGACGACAGCGACGACTCGTGCGGGGTTAGACGACGTTCTCCTCGCGGGCGGCGAGGTCGAGGTACTCCACCAGCGGCGCGTCGTCGTCGTCGAGCGATACGTAGCCGTCCTGGGCGTCGAAGGTGACTGCGTCGGCGTCGGCCAGACGTGGAATCTGGCTGTGGTAGAGGTCAGCGAGGACGCGTTCTTCGTCCGGGGAGTCGCCGTTGTCGCGCTCCCACGAGGCGACCTGTTCGGCCAGTTCTTCGAGCGTTACCGAGTGACCCTGTTCTCGGAGGTAGTACAGCACGTATCGGCGGCGGCGGTTCGAGAGGAGGTCGAGCGTGGCGTCGAGCGTCGGAGAGATACCCCGTCCCCCTCCGACGTGGCTGTCGGTCACGTCCGGAGCGTCCGTGTTCATCATACAGTGCTTACTGGATACTCCGGGACAAAAAGCACGGTACCTAAACGATTAGGGAGTGACGAGTACTGTCACCTAGTCCCCACTTTATAGCGGGAAACCAGCGCAAAACAACGGAAATACTACGTTACGTGAACTCAATGCACAAACTATCGACCTCGGGCAACCGTCGTCGGAAACCCTTAATCCCCACGAGCGCCTATCGACGAGTGCGTACCTCAAGTCCCCGTCCGAGCAGTCCCACACGGGAGCGATGACAGCACGGAGAACCCGGGTACGCGACAGACAGTGTCTGGTGCCACCGCACGGCACTCGTTCGCCGGTTTCACCGGCCCGAAATTCGGCGCTGGTAACAGCGCCGCCCGGCACGAGGGTTTGCCAGCAGACTCGGCACGCCGCCACGGAATGACGCTGGAGGTTAGTGTTCCGGGCGACATTTCGATACTTCGACGAGTCCATACTGTCGCTCTGCCGGTGTTGGCGGCCGGTAACTGTCCTTTTACTCTTCAGGCCCCTACTACTCGTAATGACCCTGCAGATGAACCGAGTGGACCACGGGCAGTCCGCGGAGACGGCCCGCGTCGCGGACAGCGACGACTCGTCGGCCGCACTCGCCGTCGAGGGCCTCCGCAAGCAGTTCGGAAGCGGTGGGGACGCGGTCACGGCGGTCGAGGACGTCTCGTTCGCGGTCGAACCGGGGTCGGTCGTCGGCCTGCTGGGACCGAACGGTGCGGGGAAGACGACCACCATCAAGTCGATTCTGGGGATGGTGCTGCCGGACGAGGGGACCGTCCGGATTCACGGTATCGACGTCGCCGCGAATCCGCGCGCGGCCTACGCCCACGTCGATGCGATGCTCGAGGGTGCTCGCAACGACTACTGGCGGTTGACCGTCCGGGAGAACCTCCGGTACTTCGCCACCATCAGCGGCGTCGACCCCGACTCGATAGCCGACCGTCACGACCAACTGCTCGAGAAACTCGACCTCGCGTCGAAAGCCGACGAACCCGTGCGAAGTCTCTCCCGCGGGATGAAACAGAAGGTGTCGCTGGCCAGCGTCTTGGCGAGCGAAGCGGACGTCGTGTTTCTCGACGAACCCACTCTCGGTCTCGACGTCGAGAGTTCGCTGACGCTCCGCCGCGAACTCCGCCGAATCGTCGAGCGGCGCAACCTGACCGTGGTCGTGAGCAGTCACGACATGGACGTCATCGAGGACATCTGCGACCGGGTGGTCATCATGAACGACGGGCGGGTCGTCGCCGACGACACCGTCGAGAATCTGCTTCGCGACTTCGACACGCGGGGGTACCGAATCACCAGTCCGGACTTCGACGAGTCACTGCTGGCCGAAATCGGCGAGCGATTCGAGGTCACCGACGTCGAACGGTTCGACGACCGGACCCGCGTCGAGGTGGCGACCGACAGCGACGGGTTCTACGCGCTGGCGGCGTCTCTCCGCCGCCACGACGTGACACTCGATGCGGTCGAGACGGTCGAGGCGGACCTAGAGGACGTCTTCGTGGAGATGACGGGCGGTGAGTCACGATGACCGACTGGAACTCGGCCGACGCGTCTCGCGGGTCCGAGGACTCGCCGCGGCGGGCGGGCTACCTGCAACTCGCCCGCGCGGTCCTTTACCGGGAGTATCTCGTCTTCGTTCGCTACCCCGCTAACGCGGTCGGGGGCATCGTGGTCTCGCTGTTCTTCTTCGGACTGCTGTTCTACGGCGGCCGGATGATAGCCGGACGCGCGCTGACCGACTCCATCGAGGGAATCATCGTCGGCTACTTCCTGTGGACACTTTCGGTGGGTGCCTATTCGGCGATTTCCAACGACATCGGCGCGGAGGTCCAGTGGGGCACGCTCGAACGCCACGTCATGACGCCGTTCGGGTTCGCGCCCGTCGCGTTCGTCAAGGGGGTCGCGAAACTGGTTCGGACGTTCGTCACGTCGTCGGTCATCCTCGCGGTGATGCTACTGGTGACCCGAACGACCCTCCGAATCGACGTGCTGACCGTGGTCCCCGTCGCCGTCCTCAGCGTCGCCTCGGTGCTGGGGCTCGGATTCGCGGCCGGCGGCGTCACGGTCCTCTACAAGCGCGTCGGCAACTGGCTCAACCTCCTCCAGTTCGGGTTCGTGATACTCGTCTCCGCCCCGGCCTTCGGAGTCGGTTGGACGAAGTTCCTCCCGCTGGCGCTCGGCAGTTCGATGCTCCAGCGCGCGATGGTCGATGGGACCCGCCTCTGGGAGTTCCCGCCCGGCGACGTGGCGATTCTGGTCGGAACCGCAGCCGGCTACGTACTCCTCGGGTACGCGGTCTTCGAGTACGCCACGCGTCGCGCCCGACGGCTCGGCGTCCTCGGAGATTACTGACCGGTTCGAGACTGCCGCGACCGACATCGGGAACGGCTGAAAATAATTCTACTGCCGACTACGCGCAGTCGATGGACTCGGCGACCGCGAGCAGTTCCGACTTCGGGAGCGACCCGGAGACGCTGTACGATTCGCCGCCGCACGTCCACCGGACGATGCCGGTCGAACTGTACTCTGCGTACGTCCCTTCCTGTCCGTCGATGGTGACGTTTTCGGCGTCGGCGTTCGTTGCACGCGACGCGTCGGTTCGGTTCGACTGCCGTACGTGCAGTCGGTCCGTGTCGTTCCGGTACGACAGCGACACTACGGTGTAATTGTCCGTGGACGTGACGGTGACGTTGCCGAGTTCGTAGTCATCGGGAACTTGTCGGGGTTCGGTGAC
Encoded proteins:
- a CDS encoding DNA-3-methyladenine glycosylase, encoding MTDEAITALREDELLGPLVAEYGPLTIEPAEDFFQRFVTSVLRQQVSMASAAATRERLFEAVAVTPEGVLAADPQTLRDVGLSRQKTEYVRNIAEAFVEEGYSQAYFADMTDEEVLSELTSIKGVGAWTANMQLMFSLGRPDVFPVGDLGIRKGMEALFDADMTRTEMVKAAERWAPYRSYASLYLWRADEDITDSVGEVTPL
- a CDS encoding ABC transporter ATP-binding protein, which gives rise to MNRVDHGQSAETARVADSDDSSAALAVEGLRKQFGSGGDAVTAVEDVSFAVEPGSVVGLLGPNGAGKTTTIKSILGMVLPDEGTVRIHGIDVAANPRAAYAHVDAMLEGARNDYWRLTVRENLRYFATISGVDPDSIADRHDQLLEKLDLASKADEPVRSLSRGMKQKVSLASVLASEADVVFLDEPTLGLDVESSLTLRRELRRIVERRNLTVVVSSHDMDVIEDICDRVVIMNDGRVVADDTVENLLRDFDTRGYRITSPDFDESLLAEIGERFEVTDVERFDDRTRVEVATDSDGFYALAASLRRHDVTLDAVETVEADLEDVFVEMTGGESR
- a CDS encoding ABC transporter permease; translation: MTDWNSADASRGSEDSPRRAGYLQLARAVLYREYLVFVRYPANAVGGIVVSLFFFGLLFYGGRMIAGRALTDSIEGIIVGYFLWTLSVGAYSAISNDIGAEVQWGTLERHVMTPFGFAPVAFVKGVAKLVRTFVTSSVILAVMLLVTRTTLRIDVLTVVPVAVLSVASVLGLGFAAGGVTVLYKRVGNWLNLLQFGFVILVSAPAFGVGWTKFLPLALGSSMLQRAMVDGTRLWEFPPGDVAILVGTAAGYVLLGYAVFEYATRRARRLGVLGDY